From one bacterium genomic stretch:
- a CDS encoding DEAD/DEAH box helicase: MTIDQLLDYLKRDQGFMEKVSLWKELPAKPPVWAEYPPALDSRLKSALQAHGMHSLYSHQAAAIEAILQGRNTVIVTPTASGKTICYNAPVLDAVLKQQDSRALYLFPTKALSQDQVSELHSVIALLSPQLSFDIRSYTFDGDTPVTARKAIRTSGHIVVTNPDMLHTGILPHHTLWVKLFENLRYIVIDEIHNYRGVFGSHLANVIRRLKRICRFYGSQPSFICCSATIANPLEFAEHITGEPMRLIDDNGAPSGAKHFILYNPPVVNRELGIRRSYIKEAQSLAARFLAQNIPTIVFARSRLRVEILVTYLKEVMRRLKKSPHLVRGYRGGYLPLQRREIEKGLREGSILGVVGTNALELGIDIGQLQACILAGYPGTIASTWQQAGRAGRRNETSAAILIGSSAPLEQYLMNNPEYLFSQSPEAGLLNPDNLLILLSHIKCAAFELPFTTVERFGESWNQTGGVDSTQEILGFLQENRVLHLSEDRWHWMAEVYPAEAVSLRSAAEENVVIIDKTTAEEKVIGELDLFAAPLMVHDGAIYLHESRQYHVDHLDWPRRKAYVHQVSVDYYTDAQLKSDLKLLEISEERQVGTGRAGWGDVAVTSIATMYKKIKFHSHENVGWAKIALPELTMHTQGFWFGFPDRLYEELHMPQQEFGDALKAVANVVANVAPLYLMTDPRDLSVMPMMRAAHSQLPTLFVWEMYPGGVGYCKKLYQIYLEIAKAGYDLVKACSCKNGCPSCVGPALEVGETGKAGGLLLLSFMAHGS; this comes from the coding sequence ATGACCATCGATCAATTGTTGGATTACCTGAAGCGGGACCAGGGTTTCATGGAAAAGGTCTCGTTGTGGAAAGAGCTTCCGGCAAAACCGCCGGTATGGGCAGAATATCCGCCAGCGCTCGACAGCCGCCTCAAAAGTGCGCTGCAGGCTCATGGCATGCATTCGCTCTACTCTCATCAGGCGGCGGCCATTGAGGCAATCCTGCAGGGGCGCAACACGGTGATCGTTACACCCACGGCATCCGGCAAAACCATCTGCTATAACGCGCCGGTTCTGGATGCGGTCTTGAAACAGCAGGACAGTCGTGCGCTTTATCTCTTTCCCACGAAAGCGCTGTCGCAGGATCAGGTGTCTGAATTGCACAGCGTCATCGCCCTGCTGTCGCCGCAACTCTCGTTTGACATCAGGAGTTATACTTTTGACGGGGATACGCCGGTTACGGCGCGCAAGGCCATCCGCACTTCCGGCCACATCGTGGTCACCAATCCGGACATGCTGCATACCGGCATTCTGCCGCATCACACGCTCTGGGTCAAGCTGTTCGAGAACCTGCGTTACATTGTCATCGATGAAATTCACAATTACCGCGGCGTATTCGGCAGCCATTTGGCGAACGTGATCCGGCGCTTGAAACGCATCTGCCGATTCTACGGCAGCCAGCCTTCTTTCATTTGCTGTTCAGCGACAATCGCCAATCCGCTCGAGTTTGCCGAGCATATCACCGGCGAACCGATGCGTCTCATCGATGATAACGGAGCGCCCAGCGGTGCCAAGCATTTTATTCTTTACAATCCTCCGGTGGTGAACAGGGAACTGGGCATCCGGCGTTCTTATATCAAGGAGGCGCAGAGTCTCGCCGCTCGTTTTCTCGCCCAAAATATTCCCACCATCGTGTTCGCCAGAAGCAGATTGCGGGTGGAGATTCTGGTGACCTATCTAAAAGAAGTCATGCGCCGATTGAAAAAATCCCCGCATCTGGTGCGCGGTTATCGCGGCGGCTATCTGCCGCTGCAACGCAGAGAGATTGAAAAGGGATTGCGGGAAGGGTCCATCTTGGGCGTGGTCGGCACCAATGCGCTGGAGCTCGGCATCGACATCGGCCAACTGCAGGCCTGCATTCTGGCTGGATATCCTGGGACGATCGCCAGCACCTGGCAGCAGGCCGGTCGTGCAGGCCGACGCAACGAAACTTCAGCGGCGATTCTCATCGGATCATCGGCGCCTCTGGAGCAGTACCTGATGAACAATCCGGAGTATCTGTTCAGCCAATCGCCGGAGGCCGGTCTGCTGAATCCGGATAATCTGCTGATTCTGCTCAGCCACATCAAATGCGCTGCTTTTGAACTGCCGTTTACAACGGTTGAGCGTTTCGGCGAAAGCTGGAATCAAACGGGCGGCGTCGACAGCACTCAGGAGATTCTGGGCTTTTTACAGGAAAACCGCGTTCTGCACCTCTCGGAAGATCGTTGGCATTGGATGGCTGAAGTGTATCCGGCGGAAGCGGTATCCTTGCGCAGCGCTGCGGAAGAGAACGTGGTGATCATCGACAAAACCACCGCCGAAGAAAAGGTGATCGGAGAATTGGACCTCTTTGCGGCGCCGTTGATGGTGCATGACGGCGCCATCTACCTGCATGAGAGCCGTCAATATCATGTGGACCATTTAGACTGGCCGCGACGAAAAGCCTATGTTCATCAGGTCAGCGTCGATTACTATACCGATGCCCAACTCAAATCGGATTTAAAGCTTCTGGAGATAAGCGAAGAGCGGCAAGTCGGCACCGGCCGCGCCGGCTGGGGGGATGTGGCGGTGACCAGCATTGCCACGATGTATAAAAAAATAAAGTTTCATAGCCACGAGAATGTGGGTTGGGCCAAAATCGCTCTGCCGGAATTGACCATGCACACACAGGGGTTTTGGTTTGGATTTCCGGATCGGCTTTACGAAGAGCTGCACATGCCGCAGCAAGAGTTCGGCGACGCCCTCAAAGCCGTCGCCAACGTGGTGGCAAACGTCGCGCCGCTTTATCTGATGACAGATCCCCGCGACTTGTCGGTCATGCCCATGATGCGCGCTGCGCATTCTCAGCTGCCTACCCTTTTTGTCTGGGAGATGTATCCCGGAGGAGTGGGATATTGCAAAAAGCTGTATCAGATCTATCTCGAGATCGCCAAGGCGGGTTATGACCTGGTAAAAGCCTGTTCCTGCAAAAACGGCTGTCCTTCCTGTGTCGGGCCGGCGCTGGAGGTGGGAGAGACCGGCAAAGCCGGCGGACTTTTATTGCTCTCCTTTATGGCCCATGGCAGCTGA